The DNA segment GCCCTCGATCGTATAGAGCCGCCGCAGCAGCGCCATCAGCGCGGGGTCGGTCCGGCCATAGGGGGCGAGCCCCATGATCTTCCATTCCTCGCCCTTGGCCTGGTCGAAGCCGGCGAGATCGGTGACGAGGCCGAAATAGAAGCCGATCGATTCCCGGCCGCGATGGCGCTTCACCTCGCGGATCTTGCCGTTCTCCAGCGCGAAGATGGCCGAGGCCCCGGTCTCGCCCATGCCGTCGACGACGAGGCAGGCGGCGTCCGCGAAGGGCGAGGACCATGAGGCGAAGGCCGCGTGGCTGAGATGGTGGCCGTAGCGCTTCAGGCCCGTGACGTTGGCGCGGCCATGGGCGCGGTCGAGGCCGATGAGCACGCCCATGCCGGCGCGCTGCTGGGCGAGATGGAGCGAGGCGATGAGCGCGCGCTCTGTACGCTCGGGTACCAGCGAGCGGTTGAGCGCGGGCGAGAGCTTGAGCAGCGCGTCGAGCGTGAAGGAGCCGGCGCGGCCCATCTGGTCGAGGAAGCCGGTGAAGTCCTCGCCCCAGCTCGTGGCGATCGCGACCTCGGCGCCGGCGGGAATGTAGCGCTTCAGCAGCCCTTCCATGCGCGGCGCCGAATCCGGCTCGCAATTCGGCGCGCGCTTGTATTGCAGGTAGCGCTCGGTCGCCTCGGCGAAGAGCACCTCGCCATCGGGGCCGATGATCGCAAGCGCGGGGTCGTGGAAGGTGGTGGCGAGGCCGATCGTATAGCGCATGGGAGATTCTAACCCTCGTCAGGCGCCCGCGGTCAGGGTCGCCCGATCGCCGCGCCGATCAGCGCCTTGGCGTCGGCGCTCGCCCAATCGGCCGGGCCCTGGATGAGGCCGAGCTCGCAGCCGGCCTTGTCGACGATGAGGCTGACCGGCATGCCCTCGACCTTGTGGGCGGTGCGCAGCAGCTGGAAGGTCGCGGCCTGCGGATCGGCGTGGAAGGGCAGGGCGGCGATCCTGTTCTCGGCGAGCCAGGCCTTCGGCTTGTCGAGGTTGCGCGTGTCGATGTTGATCGCGACGACGGCGAAATCAGGCCCGCCCATCTCCTTCTGGAGTGCGTCGAGAGCGGGCATCTCCTTCAGGCAGGGCGCGCACCAGGTCGCCCAGAGATTGACCAAGAGCGTCCTGCCCTTCATCGCCGCGAGCGTCGCGGGCTTTCCGTCCGGCCCGGTGAAGGCGAGCGGCGGCGCGGCTTGCGGGCGGGCGTGCAGCGTGACCGCCGCGACCTCGCCCCGCACCAGCGGCTCCATGCGCCGGGTGGCCGCGCCGGCGGCCGCGCATGATCCGTTGCCGGCGTCGCCCGTGAGGGAGTAGAAGGCGCCCATGCCAGCGAGGCCGAGCGCCGCCACGACCCCGAGGGCCAGTCCGATCTTTTTTCCAGACGTCATCGCACGTCCTCAAAAGCAGGAAAGACCGTCGTGAGCAATCGCATGTGGGGTGGGCGTTTCGCCACAGGTCCCGATGCCATCATGGAGGAGATCAACGCCTCCATCGATTTCGACCGCAAGCTCTGGCGCCAGGATATCCGCGGCTCGCTGGCGCATGCCGCCATGCTGGGGCAGACCGGCATCCTGACGAAGGCGGACGTCGCGGCGATCATCGCCGGGCTGAAGCAGGTCGAAGGCGAGATCGAGAGCGGCGCCTTCACGTTCTCGCGCGCGCTCGAGGACGTCCATATGAACGTCGAGTCCAGTCTCAAGGACAAGATCGGCGCCGCGGCCGGCCGGCTGCACACCGCCCGCTCGCGCAACGACCAGGTCGCGACCGACATGCGGCTGTGGGTGCGCGACACGCTCGACGAGCTCGACGGCCAGATGGCCGATCTCCAGCGCGCGCTCGCCGAAAAGGCCGAGGCCCATGCCGGCGCGGTGATGCCGGGCTTCACCCATCTGCAATCGGCGCAGCCGGTCACCTTCGGCCATCACCTCATCGCCTATGTCGAGATGCTGGCGCGCGACCGCGGCCGCATCCGCGATGCGCGCGCCCGCCTCAACGAATGCCCGCTGGGGGCGGCTGCGCTTGCCGGCACCTCCTTCCCGATCGACCGGCATATGACGGCCACCGCGCTCGGCTTCGACCGGCCGACGGCGAACTCGCTCGATTCGGTCTCGGACCGCGACTTCGTGCTGGAGACGCTCTCGGCGGCCTCGATCTGCGCGATGCATCTGTCGCGCCTCGCCGAGGAGATCGTGCTGTGGTCGACGCCGCAATTCGGCTTCGTCCGGCTCTCCGACGCCTTCTCGACCGGCTCCTCGATCATGCCGCAGAAGCGCAACCCCGACGCGGCCGAGCTGGTGCGCGGCAAGGCGGGGCGCGTCTTTGGCGCCTTGCAGGGCCTGCTGACGATGATGAAGGGGCTGCCGCTGACCTATTCGAAGGACATGCAGGAGGACAAGGAGGGCACCTTCGACGCGCTGCAGACGCTGTCTTTGTGCCTCGCCGCCACCGCCGGCATGGTCCGCGACATGCAGCCCGACCTCAAGGCGATGAAGAAGGCCGCCGGCCTCGGCTACGCCACCGCGACGGACCTCGCCGACTGGCTGGTGCGCGTGCTGAAGATGCCGTTCCGCGACGCGCATCACGTCACCGGCCGGCTGGTCGCGATCGCTTCGCAGAAGAAGGTCGGGCTGGAGAAGCTCTCGCTTGCCGAGATGCAGGGCGTCGAGCCGAGGATCACCGAGGCCGTCTTCGCCGTGCTCGGCGTCGACCAGTCGGTGAGGAGCCGCGTCAGCTATGGCGGCACGGCGCCCGCCAATGTCCGAAAGCAGGCGCGGCGCTGGC comes from the Bosea sp. (in: a-proteobacteria) genome and includes:
- the argH gene encoding argininosuccinate lyase, coding for MSNRMWGGRFATGPDAIMEEINASIDFDRKLWRQDIRGSLAHAAMLGQTGILTKADVAAIIAGLKQVEGEIESGAFTFSRALEDVHMNVESSLKDKIGAAAGRLHTARSRNDQVATDMRLWVRDTLDELDGQMADLQRALAEKAEAHAGAVMPGFTHLQSAQPVTFGHHLIAYVEMLARDRGRIRDARARLNECPLGAAALAGTSFPIDRHMTATALGFDRPTANSLDSVSDRDFVLETLSAASICAMHLSRLAEEIVLWSTPQFGFVRLSDAFSTGSSIMPQKRNPDAAELVRGKAGRVFGALQGLLTMMKGLPLTYSKDMQEDKEGTFDALQTLSLCLAATAGMVRDMQPDLKAMKKAAGLGYATATDLADWLVRVLKMPFRDAHHVTGRLVAIASQKKVGLEKLSLAEMQGVEPRITEAVFAVLGVDQSVRSRVSYGGTAPANVRKQARRWLKQLARG
- a CDS encoding TlpA disulfide reductase family protein, whose protein sequence is MTSGKKIGLALGVVAALGLAGMGAFYSLTGDAGNGSCAAAGAATRRMEPLVRGEVAAVTLHARPQAAPPLAFTGPDGKPATLAAMKGRTLLVNLWATWCAPCLKEMPALDALQKEMGGPDFAVVAINIDTRNLDKPKAWLAENRIAALPFHADPQAATFQLLRTAHKVEGMPVSLIVDKAGCELGLIQGPADWASADAKALIGAAIGRP